The Chryseobacterium phocaeense genome includes the window GTTCAGGAATTCATCAGTAACCATCAGCTTAAAAATATTGATCTGATCTCTTCCCACGGCCACACGGTTTTTCATCAGCCTCAAAGAAAATTCACTCTTCAGATAGGAGATGGAAGAGCTGTTAAAATAGAAACCGGGCTTCCGGTAGTTTATGATTTCAGAAGCCAGGATGTCCTGATGGGTGGAAACGGAGCGCCTTTAGTCCCTATTGGAGATGAGTTGCTTTTCCCACAATATGATGCATGCCTCAACCTTGGCGGATTTTCCAATATTTCTTTAAAAAAAGATCATCAGAGAATTGCTTTTGATATTGCTCCTTTTAATATTGTTCTGAACAGGCTTGCTCAGAAATTCGATAAAAAATTTGATGAAAACGGGGATATTGCAAGAAAAGGCCGTATCAACGAAAGTCTTTTAACACAGCTGAACTCACTGGATTTCTACGGTCAGCCACATCCAAAATCATTAGGAATAGAATGGTGCACGGAGTTTGTTTTCCCGCTACTGGAAAATATAGATGCTGAAGATGCCATGGCTACTTTTACAGAACATGTGGCACAGCAAATCTCCATTGTCATTAATCAAAACAATTTACAAAAGGTTCTCTGTACAGGTGGGGGCACTTACAATACCTTCCTGATCGAAAAGATCCGGGCAAAAACAGAATCCGGGATTATTATTCCGAAAAAGGAAATAATTGATTATAAAGAAGCTCTGATCTTTGGTTTTATGGGCGTTTTAAAGATGAATAATGAGATCAATGTCCTTTCTTCTGCTACGGGAAGCCTGGCTGATCACAGTTCAGGATTGATCTGCTGACAGAAGGAATGCAGATGAGAGCTGGGTATTGGTAAGTTTAGTACCTTTAAGGACTTTTAAATTAAATCCTATGGACCAACCGATCAGCGAAACACCTTTTGAAAAAATCATTATTTTTGACAAAAATGGGAACAGGCAGGAGCTTATAGCCCATAAAGTCATCATTGAAACCGCAGGAAATGAATTTCATCTTGAAAATCTGGCGCATCCGGCAGCTCCAAATGGAATTACGATCAGCTGCTCAAAGTATGGCGAAACTGATTCTTTTTTTGAAACCTTTGCGATACATCCGGGTGCAGCTAATGTGATACACCTGGAAATTATTACGCATAAAAAAATGAAAGATCATAAATAAAAAAAGTCCTGAATTCAGGACTTTCTTATTATTTGTAAGCTTCGATCTTATCGGTTAATGTGTTGATAAAATTCTGCAGCGGCTTTTCTACCATCATTTTGATAAAAGGGTTGAATTTTCCTTCAAAAAGCATCTGAACTTCTGTCTGGTTTTCACTTACAGGATTCAAAGTGGCTGTTAATGAAAAATCAAGGCTGGAACTTGCTGACTTTAAAACGGCTTTCTGCTCGTTCACTTCATCTATTTTCAAAGCAATTTCCGGCATTCCCTGAAGTCCGAATTTGAACCCGTTATCCTTGGTTTCAAACTTCTGAAGACCGTCCGGCATAAAATCTTTATAGTTTTCAGGCGATTTTAGTATTTCAGAGAGTTCTTTAGATGATTTATTGACAATAATTTTTCGTCCTTCTAAATTCATTTTTTATTTTTGTATTTAAATTCTTAATTCTTACAAATGTATAAAGTTTTTGTGAACGAAAAAAAATTATTAGTGTCTAAGCACCCCGGGTATCTTGAAAAAGAGCTTAGGTACGAAAGTTTCACAACTTTAGAAATAGCATTGGATCTTTTGGAGAACACTTCTGTAAAAGAGCTGAATGTTTTTGGTGAGAATATCGAAGAGATCTGGAATGAATTTCAAAAGCTTTTCAGGATTATAGAAGCTGCCGGTGGTCTGGTAAGCAATCCTCAGGGCGAACTTCTTTTCATTAAAAGGCTGGGCAAATGGGACCTTCCGAAAGGCAAGATGGAAAAAGGTGAATCCCGTGAAGAATCTGCTGTACGGGAAATTGAGGAAGAAACGGGTCTTAAAGAGGTGAAGCTGGTAAAATTCATCAACACCACCTATCACATTTACATCGAAAGGAACGGGGAAAAGATTCTTAAATGCACCCATTGGTTTGAAATGACCTTCGATGGCGAGGACACTTCAAAACCACAGATAGAGGAAGGTATCACAGAAGTAGCCTGGAAAAATACCACCCAGATTGAGGATGAAGTATTTCCAAGCACTTTCCAGAATATCAAACTGATCGTCAAAGATCTCTGGCATTCTAAATAGATAAGGTATTGAAACTGGAAGAAGGAAGTTGGAAGACCAACCATTCCGATAGTTAACGGGATACGGCTGTTTTCATTACTGCAATAACTTCCCTCTCCTATCTTCAGGCTTCCAACTTTTTTACATCAAATAAATTCGATCGATTTTTCAAGGGCAATTCCTCTTGAACCTTTCAGCAGGATATTTTCGGACTGGATTTTATTCTGTTGAAGGTATTCTATCAATTCCGCCGTATTCTCAAAAGACAAAGCAGAAGGATTGACCATTTTAAAGTTCTTTCCTACGGTAATGATCTGGTCAAATGCCAGTTCCTGAGCAAGTTTCAGAATAGCCTGGTGCTCTTTTTCGCTTTCATCCCCCAATTCAAGCATATCTCCGATAATTACTGTTTTTCTTCCTTCGAAGGTTACGAAGTTATGCAGGGAGGCTGTCATAGAACTCGGATTGGCATTGTAGGTATCAAGGACTAATGTTCGCCCCTCTTTTTTAACCACCTGCGAACGCATATTCGTTGGCGTATAATTTTCAATAGCGTGTCTGATCTGATCGAAGCTGATCCCGAAGTGAAGTCCAAGACTCGCTGCTGCGCATAAATTGGTAAAATTATATTCTCCCGTCAGCTTTGAAACGGCTTTCTCCCCCTGAAATTCCAGTCCTACAAAATGTTCTTCTGAAAACAATCCGAACTGATAATCCGAATGCTCATTTCCAAAGGTAATTTTCGGAGTATAATATTCCGTTTTCTCCTTTTGGATAGGATCACTTTCATTCACCACAATGGTACGCTGATGGCTTTTCAGATAGTCGTACAATTCAGATTTCCCTTTGATAACGCCTTCAAATCCACCAAAACCCTCCAGATGGGCTTTCCCGAAATTGGTGATGTAACCGAAATCCGGCTGAGCAATGGTACATAAGAGTTCTATCTCTTTCTGATGATTGGCTCCCATCTCTATTACCGCCATTTCATGATCTGGTTTAATGGAAAGAATAGTCAGCGGAACTCCGATATGATTATTTAAATTCCCGAAGGTATACTGCACCCTGAATTTCTCAGAAAGAACTGCATGAATAATTTCCTTGGTGGTCGTTTTCCCATTACTTCCCGTAAGCCCGATAACCGGGATGCTCAGCTGATTTCTGTGATAAACGGCAAGCTGCTGCAGGAATTCCAATGTGGAAGGAACATAGAAGATATTTTTTTCTTTATTTTCAAATTCCTGCTGTTCTACGATCACGGCTAAAGCACCGTCATCAGCCGCTTTTTCTGCCAGGGTTGCCGCATTGAAGTTATCACCGGAGAAGGCAAAGAAAATATCATTTACGCCTACTTTCCTGCTGTCAATCGTTACTTTATCAGACTTTAAAAATAAAGGATAAAACTGTTCTATAATCATACTTCAAAAATAAAAAAACCTTCCGGAAATCCGGAAGGTTTTTTAAGTATTTTGATCATATTATCTTCTAGTTCTGCCTTTTTCGCTAGCTCTAGCATCCTGAGCAACACGGAATCCAATCCATCCGTAAGCCTTGCCCTGGTTTTTGTATCTTCTTTGTCCCGGATCCAGCCAGTAAGCTGTATCTTGCCAAGAACCTCCTTTTACTACTCTTACATCGTTTGATAGCGCTGAAGTTCTGTCTTTAGTATCTTTCAGAAGTTTCACTTTTCCTCCTGCATCTACTACAAATCTGCTCTTAGGAGAATTGTACATATCATAAGCTGAAGCTGAATCTGAAGCTCTGTAATATTCTAAAGAAGACTGTCTGTCACCATCTCTGTAATTTCTGTAGTCAGCGATAGTTTCTCTTTCAAACTGTCCCGGAAGTCCTCTGTACACTAATCTGCCGTCAGCTAATGTATCATACTTGATGCTTCCTTCGTCAATCATTTTGTAAGTCCCGTCACCGTTTCTCACTACAGCCTGAGGCATATTTCCTCTGTAGTAGTTGAAATCGCTGAAATCTTCATCAATGATAGGTCTGTATACGTCAGCTGTCCATTCAGATACGTTTCCGTACATACCGTAGATTCCCAGGTCATTGGAAGGATATTGTCTTACATCCGCCGTTTGTGCAGATCCGTCATTTTTCCATCCTGAGATCCCTGAATAGTCACCGGTACCCATTTTGAAGTTTTCAAGGAACATTCCTTTATCTCTACCCTTAGTACCTCTTAATCTTTCGATTTCAGGTTTTTTTCCTAAGTATTGGTTGTATTCTCTGTTTTTAGCCATACCAAGAGCTGCATATTCCCATTCCACTTCGGTAGGAAGTCTGAACTTCTGAACCATGGAAGCGTTTGGAGCTCTGTTTGCGGCAAGAAGTCTCTGGTTGGTCGTTTTCATACCGGATTTCTGCTGCATTCTTTTCTCATTGATATATCCCTGCATTTCCGGATCATTGGATTTGAATTTATCCATGTTGAAAGCAGTTCCTCCCTGGTTATTGGATTCGTTGATATACAAATCTTTCGCAATAACACCGGCCTGCATCAAAGCTTTTTCATTCGCTCTGTCTGTAAGCCATTCACAATATCTGTTCGCCTGCGTCCAGGAAACTCCTACTACCGGGTAGTAATCGAATTCCGGAGAACGAAGATACGTTTCATTATAATCGTTTCTAGCTAATTTGTTGTCCCATAAAAGAGTATCCGGCAAAGCGCCATTATAGATCTCCTTGAAGCTCGGGTCACTTGGTGGAAATACGTACTTCAACCATGTAAGGTATTCGCGGTATTCGTAGTTAGTAATTTCTGTTTCTCCGATGAAGAATGAACTTACCTGCATTCTGCGCGGTGTGTTATTCCAATCATGCATAACATCATCTTTCACTAATCCCATTGTAAAAGTTCCACCTTCTACATATACCATTCCTGGCCACCCCTTCTGTTTTTGTTGCTTTCCTGCAAAAAACCAACCTTGTTTTTCGTTTGGTTTCCAACCCGTCTTGCTGACAAATTTTTTAGTACCGCCTCCTTTGCTGGTCCCGGATCCGCCACAGCTGGTTAATGCAAGTGTAGAACTTAATGCTATTAATGAAAACAACTTTAGTTTTTTCATAGTCGATATAAATATTTTCAAAGTACAAAGAAAAAATAAATTATTCAATAAATCAAGTAAACATTTGATTTTTTTGAAAAACGTTAACAAATTAATTTTATTGTATCACAATTTAATTCTAAAATTTTCATTTTATTTGTAATTCAGAAATTTCAACAATAAACATGAAACAAAAAATCACCTTTTTATTACTATTCTCTTTTGTATCAACGCTTTGGGCCCAGAGAAAAGCCATAGAATGGGAAGGCTCTAAAATCCAGGATTTCGGTGAAACAAAATTAAATCTTCCAAATTTTAAAAATGAGGGTTTTTCTTTCGGCCAAAATAATGTTTTTATCAGAACCACACAAAAAATAGGCGAAAAGCAGTTAAAAGTTTCTGATCTTGCCTGGGAAAGCGTTTCCAGTAAGGATTTATATGATCTTGACAAAAGCAGGCTGCCGGATTTTGAAGTGGCAGATGTGGCCTATTATACATTGGAGGGCGAAAGATATGCCAGCATCAGTGTAGCATTATTTAAGAATGTTAAAGGACGTGTTCTTCGACTTTCTTCTTTCAATATTTCTGAAACAGGAGCGTCGAATAATTTAAGGTCCGGAATGGCCAATAA containing:
- a CDS encoding anhydro-N-acetylmuramic acid kinase; translation: MKIQAIGLMSGTSLDGLDLCFAAFEKQNSWNFEILKAETLPYPANWEEKLRNSIHLSSEELLALHSEYGFYLGQKVQEFISNHQLKNIDLISSHGHTVFHQPQRKFTLQIGDGRAVKIETGLPVVYDFRSQDVLMGGNGAPLVPIGDELLFPQYDACLNLGGFSNISLKKDHQRIAFDIAPFNIVLNRLAQKFDKKFDENGDIARKGRINESLLTQLNSLDFYGQPHPKSLGIEWCTEFVFPLLENIDAEDAMATFTEHVAQQISIVINQNNLQKVLCTGGGTYNTFLIEKIRAKTESGIIIPKKEIIDYKEALIFGFMGVLKMNNEINVLSSATGSLADHSSGLIC
- a CDS encoding orotate phosphoribosyltransferase; amino-acid sequence: MNLEGRKIIVNKSSKELSEILKSPENYKDFMPDGLQKFETKDNGFKFGLQGMPEIALKIDEVNEQKAVLKSASSSLDFSLTATLNPVSENQTEVQMLFEGKFNPFIKMMVEKPLQNFINTLTDKIEAYK
- a CDS encoding NUDIX hydrolase, which codes for MSKHPGYLEKELRYESFTTLEIALDLLENTSVKELNVFGENIEEIWNEFQKLFRIIEAAGGLVSNPQGELLFIKRLGKWDLPKGKMEKGESREESAVREIEEETGLKEVKLVKFINTTYHIYIERNGEKILKCTHWFEMTFDGEDTSKPQIEEGITEVAWKNTTQIEDEVFPSTFQNIKLIVKDLWHSK
- a CDS encoding UDP-N-acetylmuramoyl-tripeptide--D-alanyl-D-alanine ligase, whose translation is MIIEQFYPLFLKSDKVTIDSRKVGVNDIFFAFSGDNFNAATLAEKAADDGALAVIVEQQEFENKEKNIFYVPSTLEFLQQLAVYHRNQLSIPVIGLTGSNGKTTTKEIIHAVLSEKFRVQYTFGNLNNHIGVPLTILSIKPDHEMAVIEMGANHQKEIELLCTIAQPDFGYITNFGKAHLEGFGGFEGVIKGKSELYDYLKSHQRTIVVNESDPIQKEKTEYYTPKITFGNEHSDYQFGLFSEEHFVGLEFQGEKAVSKLTGEYNFTNLCAAASLGLHFGISFDQIRHAIENYTPTNMRSQVVKKEGRTLVLDTYNANPSSMTASLHNFVTFEGRKTVIIGDMLELGDESEKEHQAILKLAQELAFDQIITVGKNFKMVNPSALSFENTAELIEYLQQNKIQSENILLKGSRGIALEKSIEFI
- the gldJ gene encoding gliding motility lipoprotein GldJ translates to MKKLKLFSLIALSSTLALTSCGGSGTSKGGGTKKFVSKTGWKPNEKQGWFFAGKQQKQKGWPGMVYVEGGTFTMGLVKDDVMHDWNNTPRRMQVSSFFIGETEITNYEYREYLTWLKYVFPPSDPSFKEIYNGALPDTLLWDNKLARNDYNETYLRSPEFDYYPVVGVSWTQANRYCEWLTDRANEKALMQAGVIAKDLYINESNNQGGTAFNMDKFKSNDPEMQGYINEKRMQQKSGMKTTNQRLLAANRAPNASMVQKFRLPTEVEWEYAALGMAKNREYNQYLGKKPEIERLRGTKGRDKGMFLENFKMGTGDYSGISGWKNDGSAQTADVRQYPSNDLGIYGMYGNVSEWTADVYRPIIDEDFSDFNYYRGNMPQAVVRNGDGTYKMIDEGSIKYDTLADGRLVYRGLPGQFERETIADYRNYRDGDRQSSLEYYRASDSASAYDMYNSPKSRFVVDAGGKVKLLKDTKDRTSALSNDVRVVKGGSWQDTAYWLDPGQRRYKNQGKAYGWIGFRVAQDARASEKGRTRR